The stretch of DNA TGGTAAGGGCCGGGAGGCATGTGAGATCGGCGCTCTTGGTTGCGGGCGTAGTTTTCGGGACGACCGTAGTGTCCGCCAGCCGGGAAGGGGTTGTAGGGGACAACCTGCATGCCGCCAGGAATGGGACcagccgggccgccgctgcgagtCGCATAGGCGGACGAAGCGGGACCGCCGAATCGCTCGTTGAGTTGTTCAACCAAAGTGCTGCCGACGTAGTAGGTGGCGATGTgcacggcatcggcaaccCCCATGACGACAAGGGAGCGTTCGGTGGAGAACGGCAGGCAGGAGTCCGAGGCGTTGAGTCGAGCGCCAGAGGCATCCTGGATCTCCTTGATTCTAGCACCGCCCTTTCCAATAATGGAGCCAATCAAGATATgagggacgaggagacgAAGGGGGTACGTCTTGGACGCAGTCGTCGACTTCTCGTTGAGAGGCTCATTGTTCAGTGTGCGAATGATCAGGCCAAACGCCTGCGAGTTGAGAGTCAGTTCCTGCGCACAGGCACGGATGTGGCGGGAGAGGGAGCAGCCGTACCTTGGCGACAGCATCGACAATGCCGCTCACGGTCAAAATACGTTCGACAGCACCCTTCTGATAGTCGCTGACGGTGCACTTAGCTCCTGAGAGCTTCCGGATGTTGGAGACGTTttcgccgcccttgccaaTGATGGTGGCAGCCTCGGGACTGGAGATGATGGCGCGGATATGGATCCAAGCGGTCTCGTCGTTAACGGACGCGTTTGCGGTcggctcggcagcggcagcgggtACCGCAAGGGGAGCAGTGGTGGCCTcaacgggggcggcgggggcggttGTGTCTTGCTCAAGCTTGGTGCCGTTGGTCGTGTCACTAGCAGCCAGTGTTGCATCGTCCGAAGCTTCAGGGACCTCCGCCTCAAGCTCGCTCTTGATGACCTTGTCGAGGGCGGGACGCTTCGCGTCAGGTTGATCGCCAGCGCGCGAGGGGGACGAGGCCTCTTCGAGAGGGCGCTTGGCCGACTGAGTGggctgcgtcggcgaggcAGACATGGTTCCTTTCTGTCAGGGCTTCACAGCTAGTTGTGGACTAGGAATTATCTTGTGGAACCTGTGGTTTGCTGGTAATGGCAGGAGGTTCAATGGCCTCGTGCGTGTCTCTATTCTCGTCTTATCTACACTCAGAGGGTTTTCCAAGGAAAACGGGCTGGTGTAGTGACGAGGTCGCTGGGGTCGGAGTAGTGTCTGTAGAACTCGTGAAGTGACCTGACCGGTGGCGCGTGGACGCGAGGGGTCGAGGCCAGGGCAGGATTGAGTAGAACGGAGCGGAGCGGAGCAGAACAGAACAGAGCAGTGAAGCGTGGACTGGTGGAGGATGCAACTCAAAAGTGATCCGTTTCGAGACTCCCGCTCAAGCGCTTCAGCACTTGTTCTGTAGACGCGACGATTTGAGGTGACGCGCGAGAGCCCGGCTTTCTCCTCTCGGTGACGACCCggtggatgggtggtggACTGGAggtggcgggcaggcacaCAGGCTTGTGAAGATGAAGGCTGCGAAGAGACGTGAAGCGGAGTTGGAGAGTCTTGCAAGCAGAAGAGGCAAGGTATGGCGTAAGTAAGCGGCAGAAGGAGGGATTAGATTTGTTGCTCCCAAGCAAACCTTTGTTCTGTTTTCGGTCACGGCCCGCCTAAATGCCCCACGGCGGTTGTGGCAGGCACAAGGAACGCGGCAAGAAAGTCAAAAAGTAAGAAGAGGCGCGACAGGGAAGGCCTGGCcgatgctgcagctggaAACCAGTTGCTGGACACAAAGAAGAGTCGGGGGAGGATAGAGGCGGGAAAATGGTACGGTGCCGGGCCTGCAGATGTTTGCTACAGGTCGAGAGTGCGCCGGGGGGGCAGTCGATGGGAGACGCCCGCTGAACGAACTTTGGGGGCAGAGAAGACGGCTGGTCTCAAACGAGACACGAGAGTGATGAAGGGGAGGCGATGAGATCGGTTTCCCTGGTGGCCAACGGGGGGGTGGTGTCGGTCAGGAGGGCACGTCGCGAGTACGTTTTGGAGATGAGGTTTGGTCGAGGTTGCGGTTGAAACGAAGGTGttgggtgggcgggcggataTGCCCACTGTGCGGCAGATCACGTGGATGTCTGCAACAGTGGCTGATTGCTGGCGGGAGCAAGCTGGAGGTACGGAGTCGGCACTGTACCGACGCACTGTACTCCACACCTCTGTGAAGCACGGTTCAGCCGTGGCGCCTGAGGCACGACGGGGGCGCACGGGAGgtgcggagggcggcgagcataGTGGGTCCTGGAGCTGTGTGTGAAGTGGAGCCCAGACCTAGGGGCTCTACCTAGGTTGGAGCACATAGGTACTGTAGTACGAGACGCAAACCGCGCCAAGGCACCCTCGTGCCGTATCTCATAGATCCCTGTGCTACCTACTTCATGCGTTCATTTATATTTGATAAAACATCCATTCATCATATTCTACATACGGgtaatatttattatattgAAATCATCTTTTCTCAGTCAGTTCTGACGTATTGAGGATACGTTCAATAACGAGTCGTTTAAAGGGCATTCTCCCTAGATGGGGGCGGGGGCTTGCCTTGCTTTACTCGCCCTACGATCCCTGGGCGCAGTGGAGCGATTAAAAAAGGTCGTAGACCAGACGCACAGGGGCTTCCGAgtgcgtcttcgtcgccgatgccgtgGCAATGGACCGATGTTAGCGCCTGCGCTGCTCGCTGAGAGCGGTCTGGTCGCGAGGAATGGCGGGCTAGGGCTAGTGTGTCGGCCGCCTGGCGTCATGTTCGGGGACGACACCGGTCCCAGGGACTGGAGCTTGGTGCTCGGCATCTCGAATTTGGGCTCTGGGCTAACTAGGAGGTGGCACGGAACGGAGCATGACAGAGGCCCAAGTTTCAGCCCGTAAAGAGCGCGGTGGCGAGCAAATTGCTGTTTGAGAATCAGATGCTGCAGGGGCCATGCGTCCTCGAGACTGTGCATCCGCAGCAGTTCCTTTATGCGCGCATATCAGCTGCCTTGGGTACATTAATATGTCTGTTTCCAGGTAGCTGCCTTGTCGGCCAAAGTCACCACGCGTAATAGATACAATAGCTATGCACCCGGGCGAAGTACTTGAAAACTCCTGGTAGACACCAAGTCGCGAGGTCCCTCTAATGGAACTCATTGCGTGGAAAGAGCTATCCGTTACTCGGCTACAGTCAACGTATCTTCAGAAGCTTCTCATGGCTCTAATACGGTTCAGTATGGCTCCTTCAGACAAGTCCTTTTCAGACTCCAGAACCTCGAAGGCGTGCAGAGCACCTTTGTACAAATAGAAATCGGTCTCGAcatgagcagcagcgagaCGCTTCGCGTAATCCATATTCCTCCAGCATGAAAAGGTCCAGGTCCCCGACGTCTATCAATGCAAGCGGCAGGTTGAACAGGCTTCTCTCACGCGCTGGGGCTACATGCCTTGAAACCTATCCCATGCCAACAACGTCCCTGCGGACGTAGACGGACCCAGCAGCAATGTTGTCGTCTCAAGTATAAGTCAAAAGCGGCAAGAGCGTAGACTCGACATCGGGGCTGCAATCATCCAGCCTGGGATATTCACTGCAGGGTCTGCTTTGCGACCGGAGGTTTGAGTCCACGGTCTCGAGCAAGAAGCGCCAAGGCTGCTGCAAGGCCTCTCCTCCAGCGCTCTCGCTCAGGACTTCCGACCGAATGAAGGCCTGGCAGTCAAATACAATTCGAGGTCGGACGACTGACGCGCCGTAGGGCGGAGGTAGTAAATTTAGTAGAGACGGGACTTGT from Purpureocillium takamizusanense chromosome 6, complete sequence encodes:
- the PBP2 gene encoding PAB1 binding protein (COG:A~EggNog:ENOG503NYWM), yielding MSASPTQPTQSAKRPLEEASSPSRAGDQPDAKRPALDKVIKSELEAEVPEASDDATLAASDTTNGTKLEQDTTAPAAPVEATTAPLAVPAAAAEPTANASVNDETAWIHIRAIISSPEAATIIGKGGENVSNIRKLSGAKCTVSDYQKGAVERILTVSGIVDAVAKAFGLIIRTLNNEPLNEKSTTASKTYPLRLLVPHILIGSIIGKGGARIKEIQDASGARLNASDSCLPFSTERSLVVMGVADAVHIATYYVGSTLVEQLNERFGGPASSAYATRSGGPAGPIPGGMQVVPYNPFPAGGHYGRPENYARNQERRSHMPPGPYHQPYNQGPPPPGPAMPIHYGGAQPAGGYGAGPHVQPHAGHHAGPQPHGGPQGQPMAGGMPGAQPVTQQIYIPNDMVGAIIGKGGQKINEIRQLSGSVIKINEPQDNSNERLVTVTGTEECNRMALYMLYSRLESEKHRI